From one Colletotrichum destructivum chromosome 3, complete sequence genomic stretch:
- a CDS encoding Putative translation Initiation factor eIF- 4e, eukaryotic translation initiation factor 4E (eIF-4E), whose translation MDNNLWTRRTNSGKLSLSTNGSPAPGGDAAGRNGSFAKRFGGDTSSHGGKSNPFNNVTTPSAGGMASPTAAAANAFGLGSGAFASFGSAKTPKSPGNPFDLAMGKIGAKPGGVTSSHDPAAKAPSVASIPEKKALGSQPVSARTSSETLRVHPLKYEWVTWCRPPQPKGQPYQEYAKSLTPMIHCNTVEEFWIGYPHLKRPSELSVGWEYHFFKRGIRPIWEDEENRSGGKWVLRLKKGIVDRYWEDTVFALLGEAFIDASEEVCGGVVSVRNGEDIISIWTRSTGGRVLRIRETWKSYLKCPPNTQFEFKSHDESIQHRAAIEESRREKQHDKRGKQATEEQKTAAS comes from the exons ATGGATAACAACCTATGGACCCGCCGCACAAA CTCTGGCAAGCTTTCACTCTCGACAAATGGCAGTCCCGCGCCGGGCGGTGATGCTGCTGGTCGTAACGGCTCCTTCGCCAAGCGATTCGGCGGCGACACGTCCTCACACGGCGGAAAATCAAATCCCTTCAACAACGTAACGACCcccagcgccggcggcatggcgtcgcccacggccgccgccgccaacgctTTCGGCCTGGGCTCCGGCGCCTTTGCCTCCTTCGGATCCGCCAAGACGCCCAAATCCCCAGGCAACCCGTTCGACCTCGCCATGGGCAAGATCGGCGCGAAGCCGGGCGGCGTGACGTCGTCGCACGATCCGGCGGCCAAGGCTCCGTCCGTCGCCTCCATCcccgagaagaaggccctGGGCTCCCAgcccgtctcggccaggACATCCTCTGAGACGCTTCGCGTCCATCCGCTCAAGTACGAGTGGGTGACGTGGTGCCGGCCGCCTCAGCCCAAGGGCCAGCCGTACCAGGAGTACGCTAAGTCGCTGACGCCCATGATCCACTGCAACACCGTCGAGGAGTTTTGGATTGGCTACCCTCATCTCAAGCGTCCATCTGAGCTGTCAGTTGGCTGGGAATACCATTTCTTCAAACGGGGCATCCGACCCATCTGGGAAGATGAGGAGAACAGGAGCGGCGGCAAGTGGGTGCTGCGCCTTAAGAAGGGCATCGTCGACCGGTACTGGGAGGACACCGTGtttgccctccttggcgaggCTTTCATCGACGCCAGTGAGGAGGTCTGTGGCGGTGTTGTTAGCGTCCGCAACGGCGAGGACATCATCAGTATCTGGACGCGCTCGACTGGCGGCCGCGTGCTGCGGATCCG TGAAACGTGGAAGTCGTACCTCAAGTGCCCTCCCAACACGCAGTTCGAGTTCAAGTCTCATGACGAGAGCATCCAGcaccgcgccgccatcgaggagtCACGTCGCGAGAAGCAGCACGACAAGCGCGGCAAGCAGGCCACCGAAGAGCAGAAAACCGCCGCATCCTGA
- a CDS encoding Putative tetratricopeptide-like helical domain superfamily, which yields MEKFLREWRQDALNKAQYDSAIFIGDKLLALTNDDKDAFWLAQVHFATGNYTRAQTFLAKQDLVARNVSCRYLGAHCLVKQSRFDEALAVLGERNPTHLINNVSNKRKTNAAPLGRAVGQRARVARDEAAEEEATNRKYEAAMCYLRGICYSKQNAFDRAKECYKDAVRIDVQCFEAFQQLMTNALLSPDEEWAFLESLDFDSITVSGDVSSSQEAAEFTKMLYTTRLSKYREPSAFTAACDSLSTHYRLADNPDLMLAKADLLYTQCRYRDALAITESILQEDKYNFSVHPLHLACLYQLKMKNALFLVSHDLADNHPEEPCSWLAVGIYYFSIDKIAEARRYFSKASMMDAHFGPAWIGFAHTFAAEGEHDQAISAYSTAARLFMGTHLPQVFLGMQNHALNNMTLAEEFLKTAYGLCKTDPLLLNEMGVVKYHQDKPQEAVQFFRAALKIAAEIDSDPQAWLSPRTNLAHAYRRLRLWKDAHMEFDEVLRQGGKDAAIFCAKALIYLEEGRPEKAIVPLHEALAINPQDGIATELLNKALEETTTIDFADGDELEAFEQELESGKAVARERVSNKLPKLRRDAKGKAKVGRTQVLVDEDEKGESLMEMTDDD from the exons ATGGAAAAGTTCCTGCGGGAATGGAGGCAGGATGCCCTGAACAAGGCCCAGTACGATTCCGCCATATTCATCGGCGATAAGCTGCTGGCCCTAACGA ACGATGATAAGGACGCTTTCTGGCTGGCTCAAGTGCACTTCGCGACCGGCAACTATACCCGCGCCCAGACATTCCTCGCCAAACAGGACCTTGTCGCCCGCAACGTTTCCTGCCGATACCTGGGCGCACATTGCCTCGTTAAACAATCGAGATTCGACGAGGCATtggccgtcctcggcgagcgAAACCCGACCCACCTCATCAACAATGTGAGCAACAAGCGCAAGACGAACGCGGCACCCCTGGGACGGGCGGTAGGCCAAAGGGCCAGGGTGGCTCGTGAcgaggctgccgaggaggaggctaCAAATAGGAAGTACGAGGCCGCCATGTGCTACCTGCGAGGCATCTGCTACTCCAAGCAGAACGCCTTTGACCGGGCCAAGGAGTGCTACAAGGACGCTGTGCGGATCGACGTGCAGTGCTTTGAGGCGTTCCAGCAGCTCATGACGAACGCCCTGCTGTCGCCGGACGAGGAGTGGGCGTTCCTCGAGTCGCTCGACTTTGACTCCATCACCGTTTCAGGGGACGTCTCGTCGTCTCAGGAAGCGGCAGAGTTCACCAAGATGCTGTACACGACGCGGCTTTCCAAGTATCGGGAACCGTCGGCCTTTACCGCGGCGTGCGACTCGCTGTCGACGCACTATCGGTTGGCGGACAACCCCGATCTGAtgctcgccaaggccgatCTTTTGTACACGCAATGCCGGTATCGGGATGCTCTCGCCATCACAGAGTCGATCCTGCAGGAAGACAAGTACAACTTCAGCGTGCACCCACTGCACTTGGCATGTCTGTATCAACTAAAGATGAAGAATGCGCTATTCCTGGTGTCTCACGACCTTGCAGACAACCACCCAGAGGAACCCTGCTCGTGGTTAGCTGTCGGCATATATTATTTTTCCATCGACAAGATTGCGGAAGCGCGGCGGTATTTTAGCAAGGCCAGCATGATGGATGCACACTTTGGTCCTGCGTGGATCGGCTTCGCACACACAtttgccgccgagggcgaacACGATCAGGCCATTTCGGCCTactcaacggcggcgaggttaTTCATGGGTACACACTTGCCACAAGTGTTTTTGGGCATGCAGAACCACGCACTTAACAATATGACGCTGGCGGAAGAGTTTCTCAAGACAGCGTACGGTCTGTGCAAGACGGACCCCTTACTGTTGAACGAAATGGGCGTCGTCAAGTACCACCAGGATAAGCCGCAGGAGGCTGTTCAATTTTTCCGGGCGGCATTGAAAATCGCCGCCGAGATTGACTCGGACCCACAGGCATGGCTATCCCCAAGGACGAACCTCGCACACGCTTACCGTCGCCTGCGGCTCTGGAAGGATGCACACATGGAGTTTGACGAGGTCCTGCGCCAGGGCGGCAAGGACGCCGCAATTTTCTGTGCCAAGGCACTCATCTATCTGGAAGAGGGACGCCCCGAGAAGGCCATTGTACCGCTGCACGAAGCCCTCGCCATTAACCCACAAGATGGTATTGCAACAGAGCTGTTGAACAAGGCACTCGAGGAGACAACGACTATCGACTTTGCAGATGGTGACGAGCTGGAGGCTTTCGAGCAGGAGCTTGAGTCGGGAAAGGCCGTCGCCAGGGAGCGAGTGTCGAACAAGCTGCCGAAGCTGCGGCGGGATGCCAAaggcaaggccaaggtcggTCGGACACAGGTACTTGtagacgaggacgagaagggggagagcCTGATGGAGATGACTGACGATGATTAG
- a CDS encoding Putative Zinc finger, UBP-type, Zinc finger, RING/FYVE/PHD-type, ubiquitin specific protease: MAHRKRHAEEPLDDLAGVASPASKRSKTVDSLISNGSLENGRNDEGTLTTESQAADDSELDDETPLQAPTRQSAPTDGYGDLYLDTIDRNVLDFDFEKLCSVSLSNINVYACLVCGRYYQGRGPKSHAYFHALDENHHVFINMQTQKVYVLPEGYEVNSKSLDDIKFVSDPRYTRQEVAALDKPPLRASFTLVGKEYAPGFVGMNNLKENDYLNVVVQALAHVVPLRNFCLLEDLSSRSELAKRFGILVRKIWNPRAFKAHVSPHELLQEISLLSNKRYTLTAQSDPVEFLSWFLNNLHLGLGGSKTKAGSSVVQRIFQGKLKVESQAITARADAGDRLRFEDAAVSVTTSRFMFLTLDLPAAPLFQDELEKNIIPQVPLTTILSKYDGIHAQEHLAQRKRYRLLHPLPPYLVLHVKRFSQNKFVSERNPTIVTFDPRGLDVSPYVEPNTSEWPPGEPIWYDLVANVVHEAVRAKEDVADSGEERKTWKVQLKDKGRDEWVSCQDLFVEKVQSELLYLGETYLQVWERRKTPKKA; encoded by the coding sequence ATGGCGCACAGAAAACGACACGCCGAAGAGCCCCTCGATGATCTCGCCGGCGTAGCCTCACCCGCCTCCAAGCGCTCCAAAACTGTCGATTCCCTCATCTCGAACGGATCGCTTGAGAACGGCCGCAATGACGAGGGGACACTCACAACCGAATCACAAGCTGCCGACGATAGTGAACTCGATGATGAAACACCCCTTCAAGCACCGACCCGTCAATCAGCACCGACAGACGGCTACGGCGATCTCTACCTCGACACGATAGACCGCAACGTgctcgacttcgacttcgagAAGCTGTGCTCCGTCAGCCTGTCCAACATCAACGTCTACGCGTGCCTTGTATGCGGACGCTACTACCAGGGACGTGGGCCTAAGTCGCACGCTTACTTCCACGCGCTCGATGAGAACCACCACGTCTTTATTAACATGCAGACCCAAAAGGTCTATGTGCTCCCCGAGGGCTATGAGGTCAATTCGAAATCGCTCGATGACATCAAGTTTGTGTCAGACCCGCGGTACACGAGGCAGGAGGTCGCCGCGCTCGACAAGCCACCACTGCGTGCTTCGTTCACCCTGGTCGGCAAGGAGTACGCCCCGGGGTTTGTGGGCATGAACAACCTCAAGGAGAACGACTACCTGAATGTTGTGGTGCAGGCCCTCGCACATGTCGTGCCTCTGAGAAACTTCTGTCTCTTGGAGGATCTATCATCTCGGTCGGAATTGGCGAAGCGTTTTGGCATTCTGGTGCGCAAGATCTGGAACCCGCGCGCCTTTAAGGCACATGTGTCTCCTCACGAACTGCTGCAGGAGATCTCATTGCTGTCGAATAAGCGGTACACACTGACGGCGCAGTCGGACCCGGTTGAGTTCCTATCATGGTTTCTGAACAACCTGCACCTGGGGCTGGGTGGGTCAAAGACGAAGGCTGGGAGCTCTGTTGTTCAACGGATTTTTCAGGGCAAGCTCAAGGTTGAATCGCAGGCAATTACAGCGCGCGCCGATGCGGGCGATCGTTTGCGGttcgaagacgccgccgtctcggtgACGACGTCGCGGTTCATGTTTTTGACCCTTGACCTACCCGCAGCGCCCCTCTTCCAGGACGAACTGGAAAAGAACATCATCCCTCAGGTGCCTTTGACGACAATTCTCTCAAAATACGACGGCATTCACGCGCAGGAACACCTTGCCCAGCGCAAGCGGTATCGCCTGCTGCACCCTCTCCCCCCGTACCTCGTCCTCCATGTCAAGCGCTTCAGTCAGAACAAGTTCGTCTCGGAGCGCAACCCTACGATCGTCACATTTGACCCACGGGGGCTCGATGTCAGCCCGTATGTGGAGCCGAATACCAGCGAATGGCCCCCCGGCGAGCCAATCTGGTACGACCTAGTCGCCAACGTTGTACATGAGGCCGTCCGTGCCAAGGAGGACGTCGCGGACAGCGGAGAAGAGCGCAAGACGTGGAAGGTGCAGCTCAAGGACAAGGGGCGCGACGAATGGGTATCGTGTCAGGACTTGTTTGTGGAGAAGGTGCAGAGCGAGTTATTGTACCTGGGTGAGACGTATCTACAGGTCTGGGAGAGGCGCAAGACGCCGAAAAAGGCGTGA
- a CDS encoding Putative protein trafficking Pga2, whose product MAAILDLLNIAWTRFSTNLRGTLDGMSTEKWIRLVIIVGAYCLLRPYLMKLAGNSQMKQHDTRPEDEWLGPKAKVQPNTLRGQVEIPEDSDDEAAEVTGSTTATEWGKKARRRQREVLKKLIDVEEKRLAELQEDDEDKDIEEFLVKE is encoded by the coding sequence ATGGCCGCCATACTTGACCTCCTCAATATTGCTTGGACACGCTTCAGCACCAATCTGCGCGGCACGCTCGACGGCATGAGCACCGAGAAGTGGATACGCCTTGTCATCATCGTTGGCGCCTACTGTCTTCTGCGTCCTTATCTGATGAAGCTGGCCGGCAACTCGCAGATGAAGCAGCACGATACTAGGCCCGAGGACGAGTGGCTCGGCCCGAAAGCAAAGGTCCAACCCAATACCCTGCGCGGGCAGGTCGAAATCCCCGAGGACAGCGATgatgaggccgccgaggtcacCGGCTCGACAACGGCCACCGAGTGGGGCAAGAAGGCGCGCAGGAGGCAGCGTGAAGTGCTGAAGAAGTTGATTGACGTTGAGGAAAAGAGACTCGCGGAGCtgcaggaggacgacgaggacaaggacatTGAAGAGTTCCTGGTCAAGGAGTAA
- a CDS encoding Putative AMP-dependent synthetase/ligase domain, acetoacetyl-CoA synthase, AMP-binding, ANL, with protein sequence MNTTTIPRKLWEHPDPKSTEMYRFLQSVNSTFNLQLKTFHDLHSWTVANRTSFYGHLFTHANFIHEGRPTSVVDESLPIDAVPKWFPGVNLNWAENLLYSRSTSDATGHHGIAGKEDNKVAVTEVREGNRGDVRNLTWGELRRDAGSLAAAMKARGVAQGDRIVLVGANSIETLLVFTAATWLGAIFSSSSTDMGVKGILQRTVQVDPKFIFFDDATVYNGKTVDLRGKMAEVVSGMGTCPSFSGLISIPRFTQPYDVTSPKTETWSSFLGSPSAPPAFTRIPFHAPFLIYYSSGTTGIPKAIVHTVGGVMLNSFKEGRLHESMSSESVCLQYTTTGWIMYLANVAALLVGARVVMYDGSPFVPDLTSFIRILGEQRVTKLGISPRWMFEVAKNKILPREVTDLTSLQIVTSTGMVLSDQLFEWFYDAGFPTHVHLANLSGGTDIAGCFGMENPLDPVYVGGTQGPSLGVPIAIYDAQLPNGPGKTVPHGTPGELVATAAFPNIPCYLWGDASAAPTSSTSFASATPGTKYHSAYFARFDHVWAHGDFCSIHPETGNISFLGRADGVLNPSGIRFGSAEIYAVIERNFSNRVVDSLCVGQRRPRDDDESVMLFLLMREGEKFDRRLVAEVKDAIKRELTKRHVPEYVFQTPEIPTTVNLKKVELPVKQIVSGHTVKPSGTLLNPQSLDFYYQFAKIEELLAGKEKL encoded by the exons ATGAACACCACTACAATCCCCCGCAAGCTCTGGGAGCACCCAGACCCCAAGAGCACGGAAATGTACCGATTCCTGCAATCAGTGAACTCTACCTTCAACCTCCAGCTCAAG ACCTTCCACGACCTCCACAGCTGGACTGTAGCCAACCGTACCAGCTTCTACGGCCACCTCTTCACCCATGCTAACTTCATTCACGAGGGGCGTCCGACCTCGGTTGTAGACGAATCACTCCCCATAGACGCCGTGCCCAAGTGGTTTCCCGGAGTGAATCTTAACTGGGCCGAGAACCTGCTCTACTCCCGAAGTACGTCTGACGCCACCGGCCACCATGGCATCGCGGGCAAGGAGGACAACAAAGTCGCCGTCACTGAGGTTCGGGAGGGCAATCGAGGCGACGTCCGGAACCTCACCTGGGGAGAGCTTCGCCGGGATGCGGGCAGCTTAGCGGCCGCCATGAAGGCACGGGGTGTTGCACAGGGAGACCGcattgtcctcgtcggcgccaatTCTATCGAGACGCTTCTCGTCTTCACGGCAGCGACCTGGCTCGGCGCCATTTTCAGTAGCTCGTCGACGGATATGGGCGTCAAGGGGATTCTCCAGAGGACTGTCCAGGTCGACCCAAAG TTTATCTTCTTCGATGACGCTACTGTGTACAACGGCAAGACCGTCGATCTGCGAGGCAAGATGGCTGAGGTTGTATCCGGCATGGGCACCTGCCCCTCATTCTCTGGTCTCATCTCCATCCCGCGCTTCACCCAGCCGTACGACGTGACTTCCCCCAAGACCGAGACGTGGTCCAGCTTCCTCGGCTCTCCGTCGGCCCCACCAGCTTTCACCCGCATTCCATTCCACGCCCCATTTCTCATTTACTACTCTTCCGGCACAACGGGCATCCCCAAGGCCATCGTTCACACCGTCGGTGGCGTGATGCTCAACAGCTTCAAGGAAGGGCGCCTGCACGAGAGCATGTCGTCGGAGTCTGTGTGCCTGCAGTACACTACGACCGGCTGGATTATGTACCTCGCGAACGTGGCAGCGTTGCTGGTCGGGGCCCGCGTCGTCATGTACGACGGCTCGCCGTTCGTACCAGATCTGACGTCTTTTATCCGCATTCTCGGAGAGCAGCGGGTGACGAAGCTCGGTATTAGCCCGAGATGGATGTTTGAGGTCGCCAAAAACAAGATCCTCCCGCGGGAGGTGACGGATCTCACTTCGCTACAGATCGTGACCAGCACAGGCATGGTTTTATCTGATcagctgtttgagtggttCTACGATGCTGGCTTTCCGACTCATGTTCACCTGGCTAATCTTTCAGGCGGGACAGACATT GCCGGCTGCTTTGGTATGGAGAACCCCCTCGACCCTGTGTACGTTGGTGGCACCCAAGGCCCCTCCCTTGGCGTGCCCATTGCCATCTATGATGCTCAGCTCCCGAACGGACCCGGCAAGACAGTCCCCCACGGTACGCCCGGTGAGCTTGTTGCGACGGCCGCATTCCCCAACATTCCTTGCTATCTCTGGGGGGATGCCAGTGCGGCGCCAacgtcctcgacaagcttTGCTTCCGCCACGCCGGGAACAAAGTACCACTCGGCATATTTCGCTCGTTTCGATCACGTCTGGGCTCACGGCGACTTCTGCTCGATCCACCCCGAGACGGGTAACATTTCGTTTCTGGGGCGTGCCGACGGTGTGCTGAATCCGAGCGGTATTCGGTTTGGCAGCGCCGAGATCTACGCTGTCATCGAGCGGAACTTTTCCAATAGGGTTGTCGATAGTCTGTGTGTCGGGCAGAGAAGACctcgcgacgacgacgagagcgtcATGCTGTTCCTGCTGATGCGAGAGGGCGAAAAGTTCGACCGCAGACTTGTAGCCGAGGTCAAGGATGCCATCAAGAGGGAGCTGACCAAGAGGCACGTGCCGGAATATGTCTTCCAGACGCCCGAGATACCG ACAACCGTGAATCTGAAAAAGGTGGAGCTGCCGGTGAAGCAGATCGTGTCGGGCCACACCGTCAAACCGAGTGGGACGCTTCTTAACCCTCAGAGCTTGGACTTTTACTACCAGTtcgccaagatcgaggagctgctcgccggcaaggagaagctgTAA
- a CDS encoding Putative histone-fold, producing MADTASEDERERLKAALWFAVGKIVDEESIKQDCNATPQFIGALTEMVWAQIESVAGDLESFSRHARRTTVTTDDVVLLARKNPDLLDIVRGFVDQQKADKQKKGKGKERR from the exons ATGGCAGACACAGCTAGTGAAGATGAGCGCGAG CGTCTCAAAGCCGCACTCTGGTTTGCAGTCGGTAAAATCGTCGATGAAGAGTCAATCAAGCAGGACTGCAACGCCACGCCTCAATTCATCGGTGCACTGACCGAGATGGTGTGGGCCCAGATTG AATCCGTTGCCGGCGATTTGGAGAGCTTCAGCCGGCATGCACGGAGGACCACGGTGACCACAGACGACGTGGTGCTCCTGGCGCGGAAGAACCCTGATTTGCTAGATATTGTCCGCGGCTTCGTCGATCAGCAAAAGGCAgacaagcagaagaaggggaaaggaaaggaaaggcgCTGA
- a CDS encoding Putative U3 small nucleolar RNA-associated protein translates to MASKQPFKTTFEPERVIRPIFTGGSVALDNGAKILATPLGEDAILTNPSNGKHLAKIEGDGEQISTLSLTPSGSHLILCSRSLSMKIYALKTTEDGTIEAKLTRSLKPHGTPVVVLAVDRTSTLLATGGTDGAIKVWDIAGGYVTHTFRGPSVLVSALHFFEVAARSGEGEAEKAGKKGKKSKQAEEEVTATTNWRLVSGSQDGKVRVWDLHKRAVIANLDSHVSNVQGLDYSPEQHAIVSASRDKTIIWWDAKSWKIRKVVPCLELVETVGFVDSGRLTYSAGAKGCLRIWDTDTGRELTADQPAKAEAESIVSAVSHPELPFILCVQVDHTLALYKVPERDAVQGSMLEPFRRISGTHDSIIDLNYLLPDRSLLALATNAEDIRIVSVKDSESTYFGQDLALLKGHDDIIVSLDVDWSGFWVATGAKDNTARLWRVDPANNSFTCYAAFTGHTESVGAVALPKQPPQESSAQFKDPLSHPPPFLLTGSQDQTVKKWEIPREAQGRKGGSRAVFTRKAHDKDINAMDVHPTTQLFASSSQDKMVKIWSVAEGEVQGILRGHRRGVWSVKFAPSGCPAIQGDEGQVAGKGVVLTGSADKTVKIWSLNDYTCIRTFEGHSNSVLKVVWLNMPKPEGKGKKQVQFASAGSDGLVKVWDANSGEAETTLDNHEDRIWALAVNSADNTIVSGDGDAIVTFWKDTTSESQSAATEAAQKLIEQEQELENHIHHGSYREAIVLALQLNHPGRLLSLFTSVVTSTPELGSLCGLKAVDQVLATLSDEQIFTLLLRLRDWNTNARTAAVAQRILWTLVRSYPASKFSNLSVKGARGQKSLKEVLNALKVYTERHYRRTDELVDESYLVEYTLREMDSLAPAIEDVVMGDSVGVQGDVVMA, encoded by the exons ATGGCGAGCAAGCAACCTTTTAAGACGACTTTCGAGCCGGAACGAGTTATCCGACCGATATTTACCGGCGGATCCGTCGCTTTGGATAATGGTGCCAAGATTTTGGCCACgccgctcggcgaggacgccatTCTAACGAACCCCTCCAACGGGAAGCACCTGGCAAAGATTGAAGGA GATGGCGAACAAATTTCGACCCTGAGCC TGACGCCCTCCGGctcccatctcatcctcTGCTCGCGATCCCTCTCGATGAAGATATACGCCTTGAAGACGACCGAAGACGGAACGATCGAGGCCAAGCTGACACGCTCGCTAAAGCCTCACGGAacccccgtcgtcgtcctcgccgttgacCGAACGAGCACCCTCCTTGCGACCGGTGGAACGGACGGAGCGATTAAGGTCTGGGATATTGCTGGTGGTTACGTTACGCACACTTTTCGTGGACCCAGCGTTTTGGTGTCGGCCCTACACTTCTTCGAGGTTGCGGCGCGATCGGGCGAGGGTGAGGCTGAGAAGGCCGgaaagaagggcaagaagtcGAAACAGGCAGAAGAGGAGGTCACCGCTACCACCAACTGGCGACTCGTGTCGGGCAGCCAGGACGGCAAAGTGCGGGTGTGGGATCTTCACAAGCGTGCGGTCATTGCGAATCTTGACTCGCATGTTTCGAATGTCCAGGGTCTCGATTACTCCCCCGAGCAGCACGCGATTGTATCGGCGAGCAGAGACAAGACAATCATCTGGTGGGACGCAAAGTCGTGGAAGATTCGCAAGGTCGTGCCCtgccttgagcttgtcgagacCGTCGGCTTCGTTGACAGCGGCCGTCTGACCTACTCGGCCGGCGCCAAGGGTTGCCTTCGCATCTGGGACACTGACACCGGCCGCGAGCTGACGGCAGACCAGCCTGCAaaagccgaagccgagagCATCGTTAGTGCCGTGTCGCATCCCGAGCTCCCCTTCATTTTGTGCGTGCAGGTGGACCACACTTTGGCGTTGTACAAGGTGCCAGAGAGGGACGCCGTCCAAGGGTCCATGTTGGAGCCTTTTAGGCGGATATCCGGTACCCACGACTCGATTATTGACCTAAACTACCTCCTGCCTGACCGCTCGCTCCTCGCGCTGGCGACCAATGCCGAGGACATCCGTATTGTGTCCGTCAAGGACTCCGAGTCAACATACTTTGGCCAGGACTTGGCTTTGCTCAAGGGCCATGACGACATCATCGTTTCGTTGGACGTTGACTGGTCCGGCTTCTGGGTTGCTACCGGTGCAAAGGACAACACCGCCCGCCTTTGGCGCGTCGATCCTGCGAATAACTCTTTTACATGCTATGCTGCGTTCACCGGTCATACGGAATCGGTCGGTGCCGTGGCTCTCCCGAAGCAGCCCCCTCAAGAATCCTCGGCACAGTTCAAGGATCCTTTGAGCCACCCCCCGCCTTTTCTTCTCACCGGCTCCCAGGACCAGACCGTCAAGAAATGGGAGATTCCGAGAGAGGCGCAGGGCCGCAAGGGAGGATCTCGCGCCGTCTTTACCAGAAAAGCGCACGACAAGGACATCAACGCAATGGACGTTCATCCTACCACTCAGCTCTTCGCATCCTCTTCTCAGGACAAGATGGTCAAGATTTGGTCAGTGGCGGAGGGTGAAGTTCAAGGTATCTTACGCGGTCACCGCAGAGGTGTGTGGTCGGTCAAGTTCGCACCCTCCGGCTGCCCTGCAATccaaggcgacgagggccaggTCGCCGGCAAGGGTGTTGTCCTCACTGGCAGCGCCGACAAGACAGTCAAGATTTGGAGTCTGAATGACTACACATGTATCCGCACGTTCGAGGGCCACTCAAACAGCGTTCTCAAAGTCGTCTGGCTCAACATGCCCAAGCCcgagggcaagggcaagaagcagGTGCAGTTCGCCAGCGCGGGTAgtgacggcctcgtcaaggTTTGGGATGCCAACTCTGGCGAGGCAGAAACGACGCTCGACAACCATGAGGACAGAATCTGGGCGCTTGCTGTGAACTCGGCCGACAACACCATCGTGTctggtgacggcgacgcgaTCGTCACGTTCTGGAAAGACACCACGTCCGAATCGCAGTCCGCGGCTACCGAGGCTGCGCAGAAGTTGATCGAGCAAGAGCAGGAACTCGAGAACCACATTCACCACGGCTCCTACCGCGAAGCCATCGTGCTCGCTCTGCAGCTCAACCATCCCGGACGCCTGCTGAGCCTGTTTACGTCCGTTGTAACCTCTACTCCCGAGCTCGGCAGTCTGTGCGGTCTGAAGGCTGTCGACCAGGTCCTGGCGACTCTCTCTGATGAGCAGATCTTCACGCTCCTGTTGAGGCTACGTGACTGGAATACCAACGCGCGGACGGCCGCGGTAGCCCAGCGCATCCTCTGGACCCTTGTGCGCAGCTACCCCGCGTCCAAGTTCTCGAACCTCTCAGTCAAGGGCGCGCGTGGTCAGAAGAGCCTCAAGGAGGTGCTTAACGCGCTCAAGGTATACACTGAAAGACACTACCGGCGGACGGACGAGCTCGTGGATGAGAGTTATCTGGTGGAATATACCCTGCGGGAGATGGACAGTCTCGCGCCTGCGATTGAGGATGTGGTGATGGGGGATTCTGTGGGGGTTCAAGGGGATGTCGTCATGGCGTGA